The Ornithinimicrobium sufpigmenti genome includes the window GAACGAGTAGCTGTAGAACAGCGACTCCACGTCGCAGCGGGCGCCCGGGTAGCGGTTCCAGTACCACGTCCCCCCGACCCCCGTGCCTCGCTCGAAGACCCGGACCCGCAGCCCCAGGTCCTCGCGCAGGCGCAGCAGCTGGTACATGCCGGCAAAACCGGCTCCGACGATGATCGCGTCGTACTCCGTCGTCGACTCGCGAGTCATGATCCCACTTCCTCGTGGTGTCCCCCGGGAGGTCCCGGGGCGCTCTGGGACGTCCGCGTCCGAGAGCATCGGTGTGCGGATGGGCATCACCCACCCTGCGCGAGGGTGTGATCTGAGTCACGGTGCAGATGGCGCGACCTGGGCCTGCTGGTGCGCACATCTGGCGCACCGGCCTGCTCCCGAGGTTCGGCCGGCGGGTCAGCCGAGGTCGCGCGAGCCGTACAGCCGACGCAGCACGAGCGCTAGGAACAGCCGGGTGCGCCCGTAGGGCTCGGTGAGCGGGAAGCCCAGGACCTGCTCGGCCCGCTCCACGCGTCGGGCGACCGTGTTGTGGTGCATGTGCACCGCCTGGGCAGCCTTGCGGAGCGAGTCCGTCGCCGCGACGGCCTCGAGGATGTCGAGCATCTCGGTGTCGCCGAGCTCACGACACAGCACGCCGAGGTGCTGCACGTCGGGCACCTGGAGGATGTCGTCCGGGTTGAGCCGGCTGGCCAGCAGGGCGTACCCGCCCAGGTGCTCGCTGCGGACCAGGACCGCCTCACGGGCGGCATACGGCCCGTGGTCGTGACGACTTGGGAGGGCGAACCGGAGGGCGAGCCGCGCCTCGCTCCAGGCAGTCGGTGCCTCCCGGGCCGGGCGTGTGGCGGAGATGGACGAGCGTAGACCGGTCGGGACGTCGAGACCCTCTAAGTCGACTTCGCCGTGGACCAAGCACAGATGAATGCCGTCCACCACCCCGTGGCGGACGAGGTCGGACCGCTCCCGCAGGCCCTCGCACACCCGGCCCGCGCACTTCTCATCACCGACCAGCAGGACCGCGGTGACGGGCGAGTCGGCGCGCAGGTGCAGGTAGCGCAGGGCCCGCTCCCGGCTCATCGGGTCCGCGCGCAGGTCCACGAGAGTGGCCAGCTGGCCGGCCACCGTGGTCACCGGCGGCGTACGGGAGGTGAGAGCCGCGCGGGCGACCAGCGCGAGGTGACGAAGGGTGCCGTCGCCGACCGGGCCGGACGGCGACTGGACCCAGGTCGCGGTGCCGTCGGGCAGGCGGTAGCTGGACGCGTCAGCCGGAGCCGGGGCGTGCCTGAGGCTCCCGTGCTCGCCCAGCGCCAGGCTGCGCCCGTCGGGGAGCAGCACCCCGACCCGGCCACCGAGCGCCGCTGAGGCGGCCGCCAGCACGTGCTCCAGGGGCGCCTCGGACTCGAGGAGGTCGTCGAGCAGCTCCCACAGCGGAGCCCCGTCCGTGGGGTCAGGTCTCACGGACCGAGGGGCTGTCAGGCCGGCTACGTTGCCCGGTGGCCACATGCGAGGCAGATTACTCACCGCGATGAGGGAGCACCAGGGTGGATGTCCAGCCTGAGGTCTGACCATGTTGCCGGTGGAGACCTCGGGCCATGGGCCTACAGGGCCGATCGGCAGAACACGCCACGGCATGTCCTGTCGGGCCCTTTGCCGTGTCCGGTCGGGCCCTTTGCCGTGTCCGGTCGGGCCCTTTGCCGTGTCCGGTCGGGAGGGGGCGGGGGTCAGCGCAGGCCGTGGGCCCAGAGGTCGCGGAGCAGGGCGACCTCGGCCAGGTGGTGGATGCACTCCCGGTTGATGTGCAGGACCAGGGTGATCATCGGTTCCTCGGCGAAGTCACCCTCCGCGGGGCCCACGGGTGCGGCGAGCGCCTCCGGGGTGAGGGCACGCACGCCGGCGGACCAGGCGGCATACGCCGCGTCCAGCTGGCGCAGCGCCTCCTGGGCGGTCCCGGCGTACTCCCAGCGCTCGTAGCTCATCTCCGGACCGCCGAAGTGGCTGGCTGCCCGGCCACCCAGCACCCCGACCACGACGTGCGCGAGCCGCCAGGCGATCGAGGTGAACGGCGCAGGGTCGGGCTCAGGGATGCCGTACTCGAGCACCCGCCGCCCCTCGCCCACGCGCCGGTTCACCGAGGAGGGCGAGTCCTGGTCGCGGTCACGGACGCTCCACGTGCCGGGAACCGGCTCCCACAGGTACTCCTCGTCGGTCAGCCCGTCCAGCCTCGGGCGGGCCAGCGCCTGCCAGTGCCATTCGAGCTGGTCGTGCAGCTGGGTCGTCAGGTCGGCCATGGGGGTCTCGCTCTCTCGGTCGGTCTCGGGTATGCCGAGCCGGATCAGTCGGGGTCAGTCGGGGTCAGTCGGAGTCAGGCGGGATCACACGGTGCCGGGCCGGCCCAGGGCGCGGTCGGCGATGATCTGGGCGAGGTCGGCGGGGCGGCTCCACATCGGCCAGTGGCCGGTGGGCAGGTCGACGACCTCGAGGCGGCGGTACTCCAGCAGCCCGGCCAGGAAGGGCATGCCCTGCTCGGCGTAGCTGCGGTAGTCGGCGCCGCTGTACGCGGTCGCGACGAGGGTCATCGGCACGTCCAGCCGCCGCTCGTCGGTGAGCCGCACCGCCTCGCGCAGGGCCGCACCCGGCTGCGGGACGGCCCGTTCCCTGAAGGTGGCCAGCTGGTCCTCGTCGAGGCCGGCCATCGACCCCTGCTCCAGCTCGTCGTCCCACTGCGCGTCCAGCGGGTGCTCCGTCCCGTCCGCCTCGGGGTCGAGCGCGAAGCCGTCGACCACCGGCGCCGTGTCGACCCACACCACGTGAGTGACCTGCTCGACGTGGCGGTCGAGGGCTGCCGTCACGGGAACGGCGGCGCCGCTGTGGGCGACCAGGACCGTGGACGCCTCCTCGGGCGCCGCGTCGATGGCGTCCTCGACCGCCCGGACGTGGTCCTCCAGGGTCACCGCGGCCCGCGATGCCGCGTCGCCGCTCGGGTCCAGGCCCGGAAGGGTGAGAGCGACCGGCTCCAGGCCGCGCTCGCGCAGGTGGGGCAGGACGTCGTCCCAGGCCCAGGCCCCGAGCCAGAAGCCGGGGACCAGCACGACGTGGGGCGGGGCGGAACGGGTGGGCCGAGAGGAGGTCCGGGATGGAGGTTGGCTGCTCTGCATACCCCGAGCATGTCCGGGCCCGCGGACAGTATCGGTCCGCGATCAGTGGCAAGGTGGGTCGCATGGCCGACACGACCGCACGGGTGCTACGGCTCCTGGGGCTGCTGCAGGGTCGGGCGATGTGGACAGGGCCGGAACTGGCCGAACGGCTGGGGGTCACCACGCGCAGCGTCCGGCGGGACGTCGAACGGCTGCGTGAGCTGGGCTACCCCGTGCGGGCCAGCGCCGGCATCGGCGGCGGGTACCAGCTCGGCGCCGGAGGAACGCTGCCGCCGCTGCTCCTGGACCCCGACGAGGCCGTCGCCGTGACCGTCAGCCTGCGGCTGGCCGCCGGCGGCTCGGTGACCGGCGTGGAGGAGTCCGCGCTGCGGGCGCTGGCCAAGCTGGACCAGGTCCTCCCCAGCCGCCTGCGCGGGGAGGTGGAGGCGCTCAACGAGGCGGTGGTGGCCGTGGAGGGCGTCAGCATGCCGGTGGACGCCCGCCTGCTCAGCACCGTCGCCCGCGCCTGCCGGGACAAGGTGCGGCTCGAGCTGACCTACAGCGCTCGGGACGAGGCCACCACGGCGCGACGGATCGAGCCCTACCGCGTCGTCGCGATGGGGCGACGCTGGTACCTGCTGGCCTACGACCTCGACCGGGATGACTGGCGCTCGTTCCGGCTGGACCGGGTGCATCCCGACTCCCTGCACGTGACGACCTTCCGGTTCACCCCCCGGCCGGCGCCCGACGCGGTGAGCTACGTCCGAGAGTCGGTGATCCGCTCCCCCTACCGGTATGTGGCCCGGCTCCGGCTGCACGCGCCGCTCGACGAGGTCGCCGCGCGCGTGCCGCAGAACGCGGGGACGCTCACCGACCTGGGCGACGACACCTGCGAGCTGGAGACCGGGGCGGAGACGCTGGACCACCTCATCGGCGAGGCGCTCTGGCTCGGTGTGCCCTTCGAGGTGCTCGAACCGCCTGAGCTGCGGGACCGGGTGCGCGAGCTGGCGGAGATCCTGGCCGAGGCTGCCGGGGACGGGGGGTCCGTCCCCGGCGACCAGGAGACCTAGAGTGCTCGAGCTCAGGCCTGCTGCGCCTCGGTGACCACCTCGGTGAGCGCGTCGGTCACGACCTTCAGCTCCTCGGCGGTGATGGTCAGCGGTGGCGCGAGGCGGATCGTGGAGCCGTGGGTGTCCTTGGCCAGGACCCCCTTCTTGGCCAGCTGCTTGCAGGCCTCCTTGCCGGTCATCAGCTCCGGGTCGATGTCGATGCCGGCCCAGAGCCCGCGGACCCGGACCTCGTCGACGCCGTTGCCGACCAGGGCCTGCAGCGCCTGCCGGAACTGGCCCTCCAGCTCTGCGGCGTGGCGCTGGTGCTCACCGGTGGCCAGCAGGTCGCAGACGGCCTTGCCGACGGCCGCGGCCAGCGGGTTGCCGCCGAAGGTCGAGCCGTGGGTGCCCGGGGTGATGACGTTCATCACCTCGGCGTCGGCCGCCACGGCCGACACCGGGACGATGCCGCCGCCGAGCGCCTTGCCCAGCGTGTACAGGTCGGCCTCGACGCCCTCGTACTGGCAGGCCAGAGTGGTCCCGACCCGACCCAGGCCGGCCTGGATCTCGTCGGCGATCATCAGCACCTGGCGCTCGGTGCACAGCTGGCGCAGCCCGGGCAGGAAGCCCTCCGGCGGGATCTTCACGCCCTGCTCGCCCTGGATCGGCTCCACGAGCACGGCCACGGTGTTCTCGGTGATCGCGGCCTCGATCGCGGCGAGGTCGCCGTAGGGCACGGAGGTGAAGCCCGGGGTGTAGGGGCCGTACTCGTCGTGCGCCTCCGGGTCGTCGGAGAAGGAGATGATCGTCGTCGTGCGGCCGTGGAAGTTGCCGTCCATGACGATGATGTGGGCCTGGCCGTCGGCGACACCCTTGACCTGGTAGCCCCACTTGCGGGCGATCTTCAGCGCGGTCTCCACGGCCTCCGCGCCGGTGTTCATCGGCAGGATCATGTCCTTGCCGACGAGCTCGGCGAGCGCGACGCAGAACGGGCCGAGCTGGTCGTTGTGGAAGGCGCGGCTGGTCAGCGTCGAACGGTCCAGCTGCTCCTTGGCGGCCTGCACCAGGGCGGGGTGCCGGTGACCGAAGTTGAGCGCCGAGTAGCCCGACAGCGCGTCGAGGTAGCGGTTGCCCTCGACGTCGGTGACCCAGATGCCCTCGGCCTGCTCGACCACCACCGGCAACGGGCTGTAGTTGTGGGCGGCGACCCGGTCCTCCAGGTCGATGTAGTCCTGGTTGGTGGAGAGGTTGGTCGAGAGGTCGGTCGAGAGGTCGGTCGCAACGTTCGTCGAGAGGTCGGTCATGCGCGTCATCCTAGGTGTGCGGGGGCGGGGCCCGGCCGGAGGTGATCGGACGCCACACCAGGCCGAGAAGTCATACATCCCTCAGTATAACTATGCATCCATTGCCCACGGTCAGTGCACGTCGAGCGCGTCGCCGGCCCGCTCGGGCAGCATGCGGTATGCGGCCACGGCGCCCACCACGAACGCGCCGCCGAAGAGCCCGAACAGGGCCGCACTGCCCCACGTCGCCAGGATCACCGGGACGCTGAGCGGGGCGATGATCGAGGCGATCCGGCCGAAGCCGGCCGCCGCGCCCGCACCAGCGCCGCGCACCGAGGTCGGGTAGATCTCCGGGGTGATGGCGTACAGCGCGCCCCAGGCGCCGAGGTTGAAGAAGCTCATCGCGCACCCGGCCACGATGATCTGCCACACCTGGTCCGAGAGCCCGAAGCCGACCGCGGCCAACGCCGAGCCCAGTAGGAAGGTGGCCAGGGTCGCCCGCCTGCCCCAGACCTCCACCAGGACGGCGGCCACGGCATACCCGGGCAGCTGGGCGAGGGTGATGACCAGCGTGTAGCCGAAGGAGCGGACCAGGTCGAAGCCCTGGTCGTAGAGCAGCGTCGGCAGCCAGATGAACGCCCCGTAGTAGGAGAAGTTCACGCAGAACCAGACCAGCCAGATGCCGGCCGTGCGCACCCGGTAGGTGGAGGACCACAGCACACGGGGCGGCGTCGTCGTGCGGGGCGGGGTGGGTGGCAGCGGCCGGCTCGGTGGGGAGGCCACGCCGGCGGACTCCTCGAAGGAGCGCACCACGGCCTCGGCCTGCTTGACCTTGCCGCGGCGCTCGAGGAACAGCGGCGACTCGGGCATCCCCCAGCGGATGACCGCGGCGTAGAGCGCCGGCACCATCCCCAGCGCGAACGCCCAGCGCCACCCGTCGTCCGACAGGGGCACCACGAAGTAGCCGATGAGGGCGGCCAGGATCCAGCCCAGGGCCCAGAACGACTCCAGCACGACGACCAGACGGCCACGGATCCGGGTCGGCGCGAGCTCGCTCACCAGGGTCGAGGCCACCGGCAGCTCGGCCCCCAGCCCCAGCCCGACGACGAACCGGAGCAGGAGCAGCACGGCCAGGCCGGTGACCAGGGCCGAGGCGCCGGTCGCCAGCCCGTAGATGACCAGCGTGGCGGCGAAGACCGTCCGCCGGCCGTAGCGGTCGGCGAGCAGCCCACCGACGGTCGCCCCCAGGGCCATCCCGACGAAGCCGATGGTCAGCAGCCAGGACTGCTCGGTGCGGCTCAGGTCCCACTGGGTGGCGATGGCCAGCCCGACGAAGGAGATGAGCCCGACGTCCATCGCGTCCAGCGCCCAGCCGGCGCCCGAGCCGAGCAGCACCCGGGTGTGTCTGCGGGTGTAGGGCAGTCCGCCCATCCGTTCCGCACGGGTGGGCCGCAGGTCTGCCGCGGACGCGTCGCTCGTCATGGGCAGCGATGGTATGCCGGGGCCCGGCACACCCCGCAGGTCAGCGGTAGTTGGTGAACTGGATCGCGAAGTCCAGCTCCTTGGACTTCAGCAGCCGCTGGACCTCCTGCAGGTCGTCCCGCGACTTGGAGGTGACCCGCAGCTCCTCGCCCTGGATCTGGGCCTTGACGCCCTTGGGACCCTCCTCCCGGATGATCTTGGAGACCTTCTTGGCGTTCTCGGTCGAGATGCCCTCGGTCAGGGCGGCCTCCAGCCGGTACTCCTTGCCGGAGGCCCGCGGCTCGCCGTCGTTGCTGTAGTCGAGGTGCTTGAGCGAGACCCCCCGCTTGACCAGCTTGGTCTGCAGGACGTCGAGGACGGCCTTGCACCGCTCCTCACTGTTGGCGGTCATCTTGATCGTCTCCCCCGCCAGCTCGACGCTCGCGCCGACGTTCTTGAAGTCGTAGCGCTGGGAGATCTCCTTGGCGGCCTGGTTGACGGCGTTGGCGACCTCCTGGTGGTCGACCTTGCTGACGATGTCGAAGGACGAGTCGGCCATGGTTGTGCCTCCTGCTCTGCGGTGGGGTATGCGGTCTGTGTGCGGTGCTGGGCGCGGTGCTGAGTGCAGCTCGACTGCGGTGGTGCGCGGTTCGGCTGCGGTGGTCCTGCCTGTTATCCTGTCATCCGCGCCCCGCCAGGGACGCACTGGCAGGTTGTCCGAGCGGCCAATGGAAGCGGACTGTAAATCCGTCGGCGTATGCCTACGCAGGTTCGAATCCTGCACCTGCCACCAGCACCGCTCGAGGGGCACCAGGGTCAGACCCCGGTGCCCCTCTTTGCTCATCGAGGAGGAACCGATGGACTGGGGCAGCGTCTTTCTCCCGACCATGCCGGTGGTCGAGCTGGTCGTGCGTGGCACGGTGACCTTCCTGGCCCTCCTCCTGCTGCTGCGGCTCATGGGGCAGCGCGAGTCCGGAGGGCTGAGCCTGGTCGACCTGCTGGTCGTGGTGCTCGCGGCCTACGCCGCCAGCGCCGGGCTGCTCGGTGACTCCGAGAGCATCGGTGACGGCCTGATCCTGGTGCTCACCATCCTGGTATGGAGCGCGGCGCTCGACGCGGTCGCCTACCGCTGGCCGCCCCTGGGCAGGTTGCTCAAGGCCCGCCCGAAGGCCCTGATCCGGGACGGGGAGCTCAACCGCAGGGTCATGCGTCGCGAGCTGATGAACCACGACGAGGTCCTCTCCCAGCTGCGGCTCCACGGCATCACCGACCCGGGCGACGTGTACCGCGCCTACGTCGAGCCCAACGGCATGATCAGCGTCATCGCCAGGCCCGGGGCCGCGGACGACGAGGAGATCGACGGCCCTCCCCGGCCCACGATCGCCTGAGGCACCTGCCGCGGCCGGCGCTGCGCACGGACCACACGGCGTGGCCCGTGCAACACCGGCACCCGTCCGGACATAGTGCCGGTGTGACGTCGCGCAGGACGTCACCTTCGCCGATGGAAGGAAGAGCGATGGCGCTTCGCACGGCCGGGGACGACCCCGGGACGGTGGCGGACCCGGAACCCCGGGACGCCACCTGGTTCGACGGGTTCTTCGCCCTGCACGCGACAGCGATCCACCGCTACTTCGTCCGGCGGGCCGACCGGGTCGACGTCGAGGACCTCTCCGCGGAGGTGTTCGCGACGGCCTGGCGCCGGCGGGACAAGATCCCGGCCGGCTTCGA containing:
- a CDS encoding helix-turn-helix domain-containing protein: MRPDPTDGAPLWELLDDLLESEAPLEHVLAAASAALGGRVGVLLPDGRSLALGEHGSLRHAPAPADASSYRLPDGTATWVQSPSGPVGDGTLRHLALVARAALTSRTPPVTTVAGQLATLVDLRADPMSRERALRYLHLRADSPVTAVLLVGDEKCAGRVCEGLRERSDLVRHGVVDGIHLCLVHGEVDLEGLDVPTGLRSSISATRPAREAPTAWSEARLALRFALPSRHDHGPYAAREAVLVRSEHLGGYALLASRLNPDDILQVPDVQHLGVLCRELGDTEMLDILEAVAATDSLRKAAQAVHMHHNTVARRVERAEQVLGFPLTEPYGRTRLFLALVLRRLYGSRDLG
- a CDS encoding DinB family protein, whose amino-acid sequence is MADLTTQLHDQLEWHWQALARPRLDGLTDEEYLWEPVPGTWSVRDRDQDSPSSVNRRVGEGRRVLEYGIPEPDPAPFTSIAWRLAHVVVGVLGGRAASHFGGPEMSYERWEYAGTAQEALRQLDAAYAAWSAGVRALTPEALAAPVGPAEGDFAEEPMITLVLHINRECIHHLAEVALLRDLWAHGLR
- a CDS encoding alpha/beta fold hydrolase produces the protein MQSSQPPSRTSSRPTRSAPPHVVLVPGFWLGAWAWDDVLPHLRERGLEPVALTLPGLDPSGDAASRAAVTLEDHVRAVEDAIDAAPEEASTVLVAHSGAAVPVTAALDRHVEQVTHVVWVDTAPVVDGFALDPEADGTEHPLDAQWDDELEQGSMAGLDEDQLATFRERAVPQPGAALREAVRLTDERRLDVPMTLVATAYSGADYRSYAEQGMPFLAGLLEYRRLEVVDLPTGHWPMWSRPADLAQIIADRALGRPGTV
- a CDS encoding helix-turn-helix transcriptional regulator is translated as MADTTARVLRLLGLLQGRAMWTGPELAERLGVTTRSVRRDVERLRELGYPVRASAGIGGGYQLGAGGTLPPLLLDPDEAVAVTVSLRLAAGGSVTGVEESALRALAKLDQVLPSRLRGEVEALNEAVVAVEGVSMPVDARLLSTVARACRDKVRLELTYSARDEATTARRIEPYRVVAMGRRWYLLAYDLDRDDWRSFRLDRVHPDSLHVTTFRFTPRPAPDAVSYVRESVIRSPYRYVARLRLHAPLDEVAARVPQNAGTLTDLGDDTCELETGAETLDHLIGEALWLGVPFEVLEPPELRDRVRELAEILAEAAGDGGSVPGDQET
- the rocD gene encoding ornithine--oxo-acid transaminase, giving the protein MTDLSTNVATDLSTDLSTNLSTNQDYIDLEDRVAAHNYSPLPVVVEQAEGIWVTDVEGNRYLDALSGYSALNFGHRHPALVQAAKEQLDRSTLTSRAFHNDQLGPFCVALAELVGKDMILPMNTGAEAVETALKIARKWGYQVKGVADGQAHIIVMDGNFHGRTTTIISFSDDPEAHDEYGPYTPGFTSVPYGDLAAIEAAITENTVAVLVEPIQGEQGVKIPPEGFLPGLRQLCTERQVLMIADEIQAGLGRVGTTLACQYEGVEADLYTLGKALGGGIVPVSAVAADAEVMNVITPGTHGSTFGGNPLAAAVGKAVCDLLATGEHQRHAAELEGQFRQALQALVGNGVDEVRVRGLWAGIDIDPELMTGKEACKQLAKKGVLAKDTHGSTIRLAPPLTITAEELKVVTDALTEVVTEAQQA
- a CDS encoding MFS transporter, with the protein product MTSDASAADLRPTRAERMGGLPYTRRHTRVLLGSGAGWALDAMDVGLISFVGLAIATQWDLSRTEQSWLLTIGFVGMALGATVGGLLADRYGRRTVFAATLVIYGLATGASALVTGLAVLLLLRFVVGLGLGAELPVASTLVSELAPTRIRGRLVVVLESFWALGWILAALIGYFVVPLSDDGWRWAFALGMVPALYAAVIRWGMPESPLFLERRGKVKQAEAVVRSFEESAGVASPPSRPLPPTPPRTTTPPRVLWSSTYRVRTAGIWLVWFCVNFSYYGAFIWLPTLLYDQGFDLVRSFGYTLVITLAQLPGYAVAAVLVEVWGRRATLATFLLGSALAAVGFGLSDQVWQIIVAGCAMSFFNLGAWGALYAITPEIYPTSVRGAGAGAAAGFGRIASIIAPLSVPVILATWGSAALFGLFGGAFVVGAVAAYRMLPERAGDALDVH
- a CDS encoding YajQ family cyclic di-GMP-binding protein, giving the protein MADSSFDIVSKVDHQEVANAVNQAAKEISQRYDFKNVGASVELAGETIKMTANSEERCKAVLDVLQTKLVKRGVSLKHLDYSNDGEPRASGKEYRLEAALTEGISTENAKKVSKIIREEGPKGVKAQIQGEELRVTSKSRDDLQEVQRLLKSKELDFAIQFTNYR
- a CDS encoding DUF421 domain-containing protein — its product is MDWGSVFLPTMPVVELVVRGTVTFLALLLLLRLMGQRESGGLSLVDLLVVVLAAYAASAGLLGDSESIGDGLILVLTILVWSAALDAVAYRWPPLGRLLKARPKALIRDGELNRRVMRRELMNHDEVLSQLRLHGITDPGDVYRAYVEPNGMISVIARPGAADDEEIDGPPRPTIA